A genomic stretch from Pontibacter liquoris includes:
- the gcvT gene encoding glycine cleavage system aminomethyltransferase GcvT: MELKKIALNDVHEALGAKMVPFAGYNMPVRYSSDIEEHNAVRNAVGIFDVSHMGEFMVRGPQALDLIQRVTTNDAAKLEDGKVQYSCLPNENGGIVDDLLVYRFGEEEYMLVVNASNIDKDWDWISKYNTQGVALENISDEMSLFAVQGPKATEALQSLTSIDLPAMVYYTFVKGEFAGVSDVIVSATGYTGAGGFEIYVKNQDARKVFDAIMEAGKPFGIKPIGLGARDTLRLEMGFCLYGNDIDDTTSPLEAGLGWITKFDKDFTNAANLKAQKEAGVDRKLIAFEMVDKAIPRSHYEIVNAEGEKIGEVTSGTQSPTLSKGIGLGYVAKEYSKTDSEIFVRVRNKDMKAKVVKLPFVKK; the protein is encoded by the coding sequence ATGGAACTGAAGAAAATTGCCTTGAATGACGTGCACGAGGCGCTGGGCGCTAAAATGGTGCCTTTTGCCGGCTATAACATGCCTGTACGCTATTCGTCAGATATAGAAGAACACAACGCGGTGCGCAATGCTGTCGGCATTTTTGATGTGTCGCACATGGGCGAGTTTATGGTGCGTGGCCCGCAGGCCCTGGACCTGATCCAGCGCGTAACCACAAATGATGCCGCCAAACTGGAAGACGGTAAAGTGCAGTATTCCTGCCTACCCAACGAAAACGGCGGTATCGTAGACGACCTGCTGGTGTATCGCTTCGGTGAGGAAGAATACATGCTGGTGGTAAACGCCTCCAACATCGACAAAGACTGGGACTGGATTAGCAAGTATAACACCCAGGGCGTGGCGCTGGAAAATATTTCGGACGAGATGTCGCTGTTTGCCGTGCAAGGCCCAAAGGCCACCGAGGCGCTGCAGTCGCTTACTTCCATTGACCTGCCCGCCATGGTATACTATACTTTTGTAAAAGGCGAGTTTGCCGGCGTGTCTGATGTAATCGTATCGGCCACAGGCTATACCGGCGCAGGCGGATTCGAGATCTACGTGAAAAACCAGGATGCCCGTAAGGTGTTTGACGCCATTATGGAAGCCGGAAAGCCCTTCGGCATCAAGCCCATCGGCCTGGGTGCCCGCGATACGCTGCGCCTGGAAATGGGTTTCTGCTTGTATGGCAACGACATCGACGACACCACTTCTCCATTGGAAGCCGGCCTGGGCTGGATCACCAAGTTTGACAAGGACTTTACCAATGCCGCTAACCTGAAAGCGCAGAAAGAAGCCGGTGTAGACCGTAAGCTCATTGCGTTTGAGATGGTGGATAAAGCTATTCCGCGTTCGCATTATGAAATCGTAAACGCGGAAGGCGAGAAGATAGGGGAGGTTACCTCCGGCACGCAGTCACCTACCTTAAGCAAAGGCATCGGGCTGGGCTACGTAGCTAAAGAATACAGCAAAACCGACAGCGAGATCTTTGTGCGCGTGCGTAACAAGGACATGAAAGCCAAAGTGGTGAAGCTGCCGTTTGTCAAAAAGTAA
- a CDS encoding sensor histidine kinase: protein MKLSVKLFAGFVIISVLFTAVALVNLQLSEDVIENTQWVYRSQNVVRNSAALQRNIIDMETGLRGYLLNGNPTFLQPYVQAKDQLPSLFDEIKNFTISSQEQTQKINDIIALQTKWQLDMAEPLIRLKQTDTLASRSSRFYDARLDSLVLREKIIMDTIRTAFREFNAYEYQLRDARSVRLNKSINTTRQVSTILTILSVIIGLSWAYYITRLITGRIIKMVTLAEQISQGDYKTQIIDTSRDELSQLSQSLNRMSGTIDETFSELDRKNKELDQFAYVVSHDLKAPLRGIEVASRWVEEDMGKELPANIQEYLMMMRVRVHRMENLINGILALARIGRTNQIKEEVDVNQLLSEITEMVAAPESVTIQVQDNLPTLHTVRIQLQQVFLNLISNAIKYHDKKTAQIEITHREEKHQHVFAVADNGPGIEPAYHERIFVIFQTLQERDAVESTGVGLAIVKKIVEWQGGTIWVTSEPGQGATFTFTWPKDEVVSV, encoded by the coding sequence ATGAAATTATCTGTAAAGCTATTTGCCGGGTTCGTTATTATCTCGGTTCTGTTTACGGCTGTTGCCCTGGTAAACTTACAGTTGTCGGAAGATGTGATCGAAAATACCCAGTGGGTATACCGGTCTCAGAATGTGGTGCGCAACTCGGCTGCGCTGCAGCGAAACATCATCGATATGGAAACAGGCCTGCGGGGCTATCTGCTCAACGGGAACCCCACGTTCCTGCAACCCTATGTGCAGGCCAAAGATCAGCTCCCCAGCCTTTTTGATGAAATAAAGAATTTCACAATCAGTTCTCAGGAACAAACCCAGAAGATAAACGACATCATTGCCCTGCAAACCAAATGGCAGTTAGACATGGCGGAGCCGCTCATTCGGCTGAAACAGACCGATACGCTTGCCTCCCGGTCCAGCCGCTTTTACGATGCAAGGCTCGATAGCCTGGTGCTGCGCGAGAAAATAATCATGGATACCATCCGGACTGCTTTCCGCGAATTCAATGCCTATGAATACCAGTTGCGGGATGCCCGCAGTGTGCGGCTTAACAAAAGTATAAACACCACCCGCCAGGTTTCCACCATCCTTACCATCCTGTCCGTGATCATCGGGCTTAGCTGGGCATACTATATCACACGCCTGATTACCGGGCGCATCATTAAAATGGTGACGCTAGCTGAGCAGATCTCGCAGGGGGATTATAAGACGCAGATCATCGATACGTCGCGGGATGAGCTCAGCCAGCTTTCACAATCCCTCAACCGCATGTCGGGTACCATCGATGAGACCTTTTCGGAGCTGGACCGCAAAAACAAAGAGCTCGACCAGTTTGCTTATGTGGTGTCGCATGACCTGAAAGCGCCCCTGCGCGGCATTGAAGTAGCCTCCAGGTGGGTGGAGGAAGATATGGGCAAAGAGCTGCCCGCTAATATACAGGAATACCTGATGATGATGCGGGTGCGGGTACACCGCATGGAGAACCTGATCAACGGTATACTTGCCCTGGCCCGCATCGGGCGGACAAACCAGATCAAGGAAGAAGTGGATGTAAACCAGCTGCTGTCGGAGATCACCGAAATGGTAGCGGCTCCCGAGAGCGTCACTATCCAGGTGCAGGACAACCTGCCCACGCTGCATACCGTACGCATCCAGCTGCAGCAGGTCTTTCTGAACCTCATCAGCAATGCCATCAAGTACCACGACAAAAAAACAGCCCAGATAGAGATAACGCACCGGGAAGAAAAACATCAGCACGTTTTCGCTGTTGCAGATAACGGACCGGGTATAGAACCGGCTTACCACGAACGGATTTTTGTTATTTTTCAGACCCTGCAGGAGCGCGATGCCGTGGAAAGTACGGGCGTTGGCCTGGCCATTGTGAAGAAGATCGTGGAGTGGCAAGGCGGCACTATTTGGGTTACCTCAGAACCGGGGCAGGGCGCCACTTTTACTTTTACCTGGCCAAAAGATGAGGTAGTATCGGTTTAA
- a CDS encoding response regulator codes for MSEIPVNILLVEDDYLDIMNVERELKKINITHPILVGRNGKEAMNMLRGEGTQKIQPAPSVILLDINMPKMNGLEFLAELRRDPEFSHIPVFIMTTSNEETDRLAAQRLNVSGYIVKPLTFDSFENSHSSLDSFSLFLDLIKLK; via the coding sequence ATGAGTGAGATTCCTGTAAATATCCTTTTAGTAGAAGACGACTATCTGGATATTATGAATGTTGAGCGAGAGCTTAAAAAGATAAATATCACCCACCCGATCCTAGTAGGCAGAAATGGCAAAGAGGCCATGAACATGCTTCGCGGCGAAGGTACCCAAAAGATACAGCCGGCTCCGAGTGTTATTTTACTCGATATTAACATGCCGAAAATGAACGGACTGGAGTTTCTGGCCGAGTTGCGCCGCGACCCTGAGTTCAGCCATATTCCGGTGTTTATCATGACGACCTCGAACGAGGAAACAGACCGGCTGGCAGCACAACGCCTCAATGTATCGGGGTACATTGTAAAGCCTCTCACTTTCGATAGTTTCGAAAACAGCCATTCCTCCCTCGACAGCTTCAGCCTTTTCCTGGACCTGATCAAGTTAAAATAA